The Arachis hypogaea cultivar Tifrunner chromosome 16, arahy.Tifrunner.gnm2.J5K5, whole genome shotgun sequence genome contains a region encoding:
- the LOC112758430 gene encoding endoribonuclease Dicer homolog 2 has product MEHSGNNEPQPRYVPSELVNCSSNADCTVTYHCYLIELKQDYECNVSVQDIVLAMRTQLDSEIIANTQLFELSAQRGNISVNFRQVETIDLSPHEVQTCRRFQTTLLRILLHADVNPRDEFCFGDNPEIDYLLLPATAANQRLSNSVVDWNTISCVPFSYESTCDCKDHHADVMTINGLVCYCKLRNCVVTTPHNNEIYIIHGITDLNGNSPLKNGGKKAITYKDHFKNKHIELRFEHQPLLAGTSVFKVGNYLQKNRQKRMKEPSMGSYELPPELCNIIMSPISIRTIYSFTFVPSIMHRLESLLIAFNLKKMLSDHCTQNDIPIIKVLQAITTKECQEVFDYDSLETLGDSFLKYAATQQLFKTKQNLREGPLTEERKNMISNAQLFKLGCSSRLQGFIRKETLNPKQWIIPGDKSEDLSLKEVCASSRTRVYACGRKTNMENKVVADVVEALIGAFLSSSTVSRGEEDAMAFMNWIGIEVDTNIIPYQSHISIPLENLDKLLESESLLNYTFKDPYLLVEALTHGSYKRPGVPSSYQRLEFLGDAVLDYCITQHFYTEYPDASSEFLTVMRTISVNNECYAISAIKVKLHEHILHNSQELDKQIADTVNVVEKLNLKSTFGWELETSFPHVVADVMESVAGAIYVDSGYSKEAVFRSIRPLLEPLVTPETARLHPIGQLHELCQKENYKRTKTLVSRSNGEASVKVEVKANNGITNKFTAKAANEKTAEKLASKEVLQKLLKVLNKL; this is encoded by the exons ATGGAACATTCTG GTAATAATGAACCACAACCCAGATATGTGCCATCCGAACTGGTCAATTGTTCATCAAATGCAGATTGCACTGTAACATACCATTGCTACttgattgagttgaagcaggatTATGAGTGTAACGTATCGGTTCAGGACATTGTTCTTGCAATGAGGACTCAACTTGACTCGGAAATAATAGCAAACACACAATTATTTGAGTTATCTGCCCAAAGAGGGAACATCTCAGTCAATTTCAGACAAGTAGAAACCATTGATCTTAGCCCACATGAG GTTCAAACTTGTAGAAGATTTCAGACCACCCTCTTAAGGATCCTTTTGCATGCTGATGTGAATCCAAGAGATGAGTTCTGTTTTGGAGATAATCCTGAAATTGATTATCTTCTGCTCCCAGCCACAGCTGCAAACCAGAGACTTTCAAATTCAGTTGTTGATTGGAACACTATCTCTTGTGTTCCTTTTTCATATGAAAGTACTTGTGACTGTAAGGATCATCATGCTGATGTTATGACCATAAATGGACTAGTTTGCTATTGTAAACTTAGGAATTGTGTGGTCACTACCCCTCATAATAATGAAATTTACATTATTCATGGTATAACGGACTTGAATGGAAACTCACCTCTAAAGAATGGAGGTAAGAAAGCAATTACATACAAGGATCACTTCAAAAACAA ACATATTGAACTACGATTTGAACATCAACCCCTACTTGCAGGAACGAGTGTTTTTAAAGTGGGAAATTACCTGCAGAAGAACAGACAAAAAAGGATGAAAG AACCAAGCATGGGATCTTATGAGCTGCCACCAGAACTTTGTAATATAATCATGTCACCAATATCAATCAGAACCATATACTCATTCACATTTGTTCCATCAATCATGCATCGGCTCGAGTCCTTGCTCATTGCTTTCAACTTAAAGAAGATGCTTTCGGATCATTGTACGCAAAATGATATCCCAATCATTAAg GTATTGCAAGCAATTACTACAAAGGAATGTCAAGAGGTTTTTGACTATGATTCCTTGGAGACACTTGGAGATTCTTTTCTCAAGTATGCTGCTACCCAACAACTTTTTAAAACCAAACAAAATCTTCGTGAGGGTCCTCTTACTGAAGAGAGGAAGAACATGATTTCGAATGCTCAATTGTTTAAGTTAGGGTGCAGCAGCAGGCTTCAG GGCTTCATACGAAAAGAAACTTTGAATCCGAAACAATGGATTATACCGGGTGATAAGTCAGAAGATCTCTCACTTAAAGAAGTGTGTGCTTCTAGCAGAACCAGAGTGTATGCTTGTGGAAGAAAAACAAACATGGAGAACAAGGTTGTTGCTGATGTTGTTGAGGCACTAATTGGTGCCTTCCTTAGCAGTAGCACAGTATCAAGAGGTGAAGAAGATGCTATGGCATTTAtgaattggattggaattgaggTTGATACCAACATTATACCATATCAAAGCCACATTAGCATCCCCCTGGAGAATCTTGATAAGCTTTTAGAATCCGAATCCTTATTGAACTATACATTCAAAGACCCTTATCTTTTAGTAGAAGCTCTGACCCATGGTTCTTACAAGCGCCCGGGTGTTCCATCATCTTATCAG CGGCTAGAATTTCTTGGCGATGCGGTGTTGGACTATTGCATCACGCAGCATTTTTACACGGAGTATCCTGATGCATCGTCTGAATTTTTGACAGTCATGAGGACTATTTCTGTGAATAATGAGTGTTATGCAATTTCAGCCATTAAAGTTAAGTTGCATGAACACATACTCCACAACTCACAGGAACTAGACAAGCAAATTGCAGACACAGTGAATGTTGTTGAgaagttaaatttaaaatcaaCTTTTGGATGGGAATTGGAGACATCTTTCCCTCAT GTAGTTGCAGATGTTATGGAATCTGTAGCAGGAGCCATTTATGTTGATTCAGGATACAGTAAAGAGGCTGTGTTCAGAAGCATAAGGCCTCTTTTGGAACCCCTGGTTACACCTGAAACGGCACGGCTTCATCCGATTGGGCAATTGCATGAACTATGCCAAAAAGAAAACTATAAAAGGACAAAAACCCTGGTGTCCCGCAGCAATGGTGAAGCTTCAGTCAAAGTTGAAGTGAAGGCTAATAATGGGATCACTAACAAATTTACTGCTAAAGCTGCAAATGAGAAGACAGCTGAAAAGTTAGCCTCCAAGGAAGTCTTACAGAAACTCCTGAAGGTTCTGAACAAATTATGA
- the LOC112758434 gene encoding rhodanese-like domain-containing protein 4, chloroplastic, which produces MEALNAVGLTPLSVLSDTRKQPRKFSSLATISACKVSNFSTSNNTQPTLQQCLSKGLILAASVFNTGLAARALTYEEALQQSVNVPSSSGDFDINGVIDSVISFGTENPAVIAGGVAILAVPLVLSQVLKKPKPWGVESAKNAYAKLGADDNAQLLDIRAPSEFRIEGTPDVGGLRKKQVSIAYNGDDKPRFLQKLSLKFKDPENSTLFILDKFDGNAELVAELVTANGFKAAYAIKDGAEGPRGWKNSGLPWTPPKKGLSLDFGNLAEAIGESSDGLAVTLGIAAATGLGVLAFTEIETILQLLGSAAIIQFASRKLLYAEDRKRTLQQIDEFLNTKIAPKELGDEIKQIGKALLPTSTNNKVLPAPTEQTSEPTTSDTTVQKAEATPDTISESKVDAVAAPAPEINSAEVKAQSVPGTPTPLSPYTSYPDLKPPTSPTPSQPNLQKAEATPPDTISESKVEAVATPAPEINSAEVKAQAPPATPRPLSPYPSYPDFKPPTSPSPSQP; this is translated from the exons ATGGAGGCCCTCAATGCTGTTGGCTTGACCCCTTTATCTGTGCTTTCTGACACAAGAAAACAACCCAGAAAATTCTCTTCACTTGCTACAATTTCCGCGTGCAAAGTCTCAAACTTTTCCACTTCTAACAACACCCAACCTACTTTGCAACAGTGTTTATCCAAGGGTCTGATTCTTGCAGCTTCTGTTTTCAACACTGGACTTGCCGCTAGAGCTTTAACATATGAAGAGGCTTTGCAGCAATCAGTGAATGTTCCTTCTAGTTCTGGGGATTTTGATATCAACGGAGTTATAGATAGTGTTATCAGTTTTGGAACAGAGAATCCTGCTGTTATAGCTGGAGGAGTAGCTATTTTGGCTGTCCCTCTGGTCTTGTCACAGGTTCTGAAGAAGCCTAAGCCATGGGGAGTTGAATCTGCAAAGAATGCGTATGCAAAACTTGGTGCTGATGACAATGCTCAGTTGCTTGATATAAGAGCACCTTCAGAATTTAGGATTGAGGGTACACCGGATGTTGGAggtttgaggaagaaacaagtttCAATTGCTTACAATGGTGATGATAAGCCAAGATTCCTGCAGAAACTTTCTTTGAAGTTCAAGGATCCAGAGAATTCTACTCTGTTCATTCTGGACAA GTTTGATGGGAACGCCGAACTCGTTGCTGAGTTGGTCACTGCTAATGGATTTAAAGCTGCTTATGCAATCAAGGATGGTGCAGAAGGACCACGGGGATGGAAG AATAGTGGGCTTCCTTGGACACCACCAAAGAAAGGCTTGAGTTTGGATTTTGGCAATTTGGCAGAGGCTATTGGA GAGAGCTCTGATGGTTTGGCTGTTACTCTTGGGATTGCTGCAGCTACCGGACTCGGTGTATTAGCTTTTACCGAG ATAGAAACAATTCTCCAACTTTTAGGATCAGCTGCAATTATTCAGTTTGCTAGCAGGAAGCTTCTATATGCTGAG GATCGAAAGCGAACACTACAACAGATCGATGAGTTCTTGAACACCAAGATTGCCCCTAAGGAGCTTGGTGATGAAATAAAG CAAATTGGAAAGGCTCTTCTACCGACTTCCACCAACAATAAGGTTCTTCCTGCACCAACGGAACAAACCTCCGAGCCTACTACATCAGATACGACTGTACAGAAAGCAGAAGCTACTCCTGACACTATATCTGAGTCCAAAGTAGATGCAGTAGCAGCCCCTGCTCCGGAAATAAATTCGGCCGAAGTTAAGGCACAATCAGTTCCAGGGACTCCAACACCCCTTTCACCATACACCAGT TATCCTGATTTGAAGCCTCCAACATCTCCCACCCCTTCACAGCCCAATTTACAGAAAGCAGAAGCTACTCCTCCGGACACTATATCCGAGTCCAAAGTAGAAGCAGTAGCAACACCTGCTCCTGAAATAAATTCGGCCGAAGTTAAGGCACAAGCACCTCCAGCAACACCAAGACCCCTTTCACCATACCCAAGC TATCCTGATTTCAAGCCTCCAACATCTCCTAGCCCTTCACAGCCCTAG
- the LOC140180048 gene encoding uncharacterized protein: MDLYDGTTNPKHHLSNFKSRMYLADASDATRCKAFSTTLTKAAMKWFDGLPPRSVTSFDDLSRKFLMRFSIQKDKVKHASNLLRVKQEVGESLKDYIERFNKACLKIQDLPTEAVIMGLVNGLREGLFSQSISKRHPTSLSDVQERAEKYINIEKNARLRELN, from the coding sequence atggacctctacgatggaactaCTAACCCAAAGCATCACTTAAGcaattttaaaagtcggatgtatctagccGACGCTTCTGATGCCACTCGCTGCAAGGCTTTCTCGACAACCCTGACGAAAGCAGCAATGAAATGGTTCGATGGCCTCCCACCAAGGTCAGTCACTAGCTTCGACGACCTCTCTCGGAAGTTCCTGAtgcgattctccatccaaaaggacaaagtaAAGCACGCATCGAACCTCCTGAgagtaaaacaggaggtcggagaatctcTAAAGGACTACATAGAGAGGTTCAACAAGGCGTGTTTAAAAATCCAAGACCTACCCACAGAGGCAGTGATTATGGGCCTAGTAAATGGACTCCGAGAAGGTCTCTTCTCTCAGTCCATCTCGAAAAGGCACCCGACCTCTCTGAGCGATGTACAGgagagagctgaaaagtacatcaacatagagAAAAATGCCAGACTGCGAGAGCTGAACTAG